From Polynucleobacter sp. MWH-P3-07-1:
GGGTTTATCAGGCAAGCATTCTTAAATTCCGAATTTTCTACCGCACAATTGATTAAAGGAAGGCACCATGAATCCAAAAGATTTTCAGGACTGGCAAAGAGAAAAAGCGAAAGAGCTGTTCACTTTCTCACACAAATTACTCGAAACCGCTAAAGAGATTGGCGATCATCATCTGGCTGAAGTTGAGTACAGCATGAAAAATGCCATGGCTACTGCTAAGTCAGCTGCCAAGAATGACCTTGGTAAATTAAAAGATCTACAAGAAGAAGCAACAAAAGAAGCTGCTAAGCGTGCAGCAACTTACCAAAAGAAGGTTAAATCCTTGCTGAAGGATTTGGGTGAGAATGCTGCTGATGAAACAGAGAAGCATTTAGAGAAGGTGCGCCATTCATTGGTCAGCTGGCTTGAGGATGCAGAAAGCAAAATGCCAGCCCATGCAGACAAGTTATCGAAAGTGGTTCATGAAATGTCGACCACTGGTCAGCAGATGTTTCAGGAGGGCCGTCGCATTGTGAATCAAGTGGCTGATACTGCCGAAAAGAACCTGGATGAGTTGGTCAAGAAAACCTCGGCCGGTAAAGGCAAATCAAAAGCAAAAGAAGCCGGTTCTGAATAAGATCACTTCACTTTAATAACAGCCACCCTAGCGGTGGCTTTTTTACTTCCAACCCTGGAGCCAGACATTACCATCAGTTAGCTCTCGCCAAGGAATGACTCGACTCTTTTTGCTATACACCGCTTCAAGCTCAACTGATTCTGCAAGCAATTCTTGCTCGGGGTCAGAGTAAATCACCTTAGCAACCAAAAAATGTTTCTCTTTGTTTACGGGGTGGACCGCAGTCCATTTGCTTAATAGGAGTTTCTTTGGGCTTAGTGGGTTCATCTGATCGCCAATTAGAGTGCAGAGCATTGATATTCTTTACCAGCGATATTGAGCTTACCTTGGCTGGGTATGAATCGTACTTCAGCATCCTGGGTGAGGGTAGGGCATTGAGTGGCGAAGTAAGTCATCTCTCCCAGAGCGCCACAATGGGTGTACCTGGTGTTTGGCAGAATCATTTGAGCCTGCTTCAGAATCATTGAGAGCTTCTGCCCATCGCCATCTTGACATGTCCAGGTTGTGTAGTCGACCCTGCCGCAGGCATAGAGCAGGACGATGCCTAAAAGGGGAGTGAGCAACTTCAATAGGGTTCGCACACCCCAAGCATAGCGAAATTTTGGGCACTTTGCGTTTGGTATTAAGATTTATCTAGAGTGATATTAAAAAGATAAAAATCTTAAAGGAGACAGTATGGATACAAATCGTCGCGATATTCTCAAGATGGGTAGCAGTGCTGCCTTAAGTAGCTTGCTGCTCTCTGGCACTGCAGAGGCTGCTAGTAGTAGTTCTCCAGTGGTAGTTGAGCCATTGACTGGAAAAGCGGGTTACCGAGTAGCAAACTACCTGCCACGCATGGGCGCTACATCCCGTCTAGGATTGGTTACTAATGATGGCATGGTGATTGATATCCCCGCTGAGGCGGCTCGTCAAAAACTGACCCTATCTTTCGACCCTACTTCCATGATTTCTTTAGCGGGCTCTGGCAATCAAGGGCTCCTGGATTTGGCCAAGCTTTTTAAGAGCCGGGGTCAAGCCACTCAAAACGTGAACCAAATTATCTTGCTCTCACCAATCCCTAAACCTCAGAGCAATATTTACTGTGTTGGTTGGAACTATCTGGATCACTTCGAAGAAGGTTTAAAAAGTCGCGAAGATAAAAATATCAAAGAGTATCCAAAGGTACCCGTAATCTTCACTAAGGGCACTCAGACCATGAATGGCCCCTTTGACAAGATTCCTTACGATGGTGGTATTTCCACCATGATTGATTGGGAAGCTGAGCTTGCCGTCGTGATTGGCAAGAAGGGTAAGAATATTTCCGAAGAGAATGCCATGGAATACGTTTTTGGCTACTCTGCCTATAACGACACGACTGCTCGCGACATTCAGCAGAAGCGACAATCTGGCCAGTGGTTTAAGGGGAAGAGTTTGGACGGTCATGGACCCATGGGTCCTTGGGTGGTGACGGCTGGCGGCGTAGATCTGAAAGACGTGCGTGTGATTTGTCGGGTCAATGGGGTTGAAAAACAAAATGCCAGTTACGCGCAAATGTATTTCAAAATTCCGGCGATCATTGCAGAGTTATCGCGCGGCCTCACTCTGCTGCCAGGCGACATCATTGCGACCGGCACCCCTTCAGGAGTGGGTTACAGCCGGAATCCTCCCGAGTTTTTAAAGCCAGGCGATGTCATGGAGTCTGAGGTGACCGGTATTGGGATCATTCGCAATACCATCGCTTAATTCCCGAAATAAGAAAAAAGCCCATATTTTTCAATAGCTTATATCGATTTAGGGGAAGCAACTCTGTAAGAGTTTTCCCCTATCTAGGCTGTCAATAACTCTACTTTTTATAGAGATATACTTGATCGCGTAGTGGGTATGGAATCATTTTTTGAATATGAGGAGACAAGATGTCACAACACGATACATTGCTAGCCGCTTTCGAGAATTACATCGCTGAAAACGAAAAATTCATTGGTAAGGGCGTTAAGGCATCCGCAGCTCGTGCTCGTAAAGCATTGCAAGAAATTGCTGGTGCCTGCAAAGAGCGTCGCAAAGAAATTACTGCTCATAAAGAAGCAATGGAAGCAAAGAAATAATCTTCTTTAGCTATTTCTGTTGGATTAAAAACCTAGCTCATGAGGCTAGGTTTTTTACTTTTGGGGATCCGCTGAATCGACTAAAGGAAATAGCCAATCTGGAAGACCCTTTGGCTTCAGTGTTTTTGTATCTACTGCAACCAAATGAATCAATGCGCTAGCTAATAAGGTGGGCTCTTCCGCTGGATTCGCTTCGTTGATTTTCTTGGCTGTTTGCTTAATCGCAATTTGAGTGCGACCGCGATGCTCAATGAGTTGATCGATCACCAGTAGGTCATCCAATCGACCTGGACGATAAAAGTTCATAGTGAGCTCTCTCACAGGAAAAAGAATCCCGAATTCTTCTACTAGCCTTAAAGGGCCAATGCCGAGACCATGAAGCCAGGCAGCTCTGCTACGCTCAAAGATTTCAAGATATCGGGCATGGTAAATAAAGCCTGCGGTATCGGTATCGGAATAGCAAACACGAAAGGTATAGGGAGTGGTAGTCATTTATGGCGCAGTAGGGTTCAATACCAACATCATAGAGCGATGTGGAATCCCTGCTTCATCGTAAACGGGGCCATGGGCTTGAAACCCCAATTGCTCATAAAAAGGAATAGCCACCATCTGCGCATTCAGAATAAAACGGCGAATTCCTTGAGCTTTGCCAAAACTGATTAAAGCGCCAAGCAGTTGCCTGCCATAACCCTGTCTTCGATAGGGGCTCAAAATTGCCATACGCCCAATTTTGCCCGCGCCATCCGTTTGGAGAACTAGACGTGCGGTGCCGATACATTGCGAGTCTTGATATAGGAGGGCGTGATGTGCTTGCCCATCATAGAGGTCAAGTTCCATTTCTTCAGGAACGGCCTGCTCTTCAATGAAGACTGCTTTGCGAATTCGATAGGCATCCGGCTCTGCTTCAGCCCAACTCTTTATCAGTATCACTAGATATTCTCCAAAAACTCCACTTACCCTAGTACTACTACCAATATAGAGCATCAATTAAGACTTTTTTGTCTTAAAACGGATAATGATCATGGTTACAATCAAAAAGCGGTTTACACCTGCATCTACAAACCTCATTACTAGGAGTTATCTTGAAGAAATCTGTCTACGCTTTATTCGCCTCAATTGGCCTTGCTTTATCTGCTTCTGCATCGGCTCAAATGCCAGCTAAGATGGTTCCTTTGGCAGCTGACGTCATGGTGTTGACTGCAACGGTTGACTCGGTTGATATGAA
This genomic window contains:
- a CDS encoding phasin family protein — protein: MNPKDFQDWQREKAKELFTFSHKLLETAKEIGDHHLAEVEYSMKNAMATAKSAAKNDLGKLKDLQEEATKEAAKRAATYQKKVKSLLKDLGENAADETEKHLEKVRHSLVSWLEDAESKMPAHADKLSKVVHEMSTTGQQMFQEGRRIVNQVADTAEKNLDELVKKTSAGKGKSKAKEAGSE
- a CDS encoding TIGR02450 family Trp-rich protein; the encoded protein is MLCTLIGDQMNPLSPKKLLLSKWTAVHPVNKEKHFLVAKVIYSDPEQELLAESVELEAVYSKKSRVIPWRELTDGNVWLQGWK
- a CDS encoding fumarylacetoacetate hydrolase family protein, which gives rise to MDTNRRDILKMGSSAALSSLLLSGTAEAASSSSPVVVEPLTGKAGYRVANYLPRMGATSRLGLVTNDGMVIDIPAEAARQKLTLSFDPTSMISLAGSGNQGLLDLAKLFKSRGQATQNVNQIILLSPIPKPQSNIYCVGWNYLDHFEEGLKSREDKNIKEYPKVPVIFTKGTQTMNGPFDKIPYDGGISTMIDWEAELAVVIGKKGKNISEENAMEYVFGYSAYNDTTARDIQQKRQSGQWFKGKSLDGHGPMGPWVVTAGGVDLKDVRVICRVNGVEKQNASYAQMYFKIPAIIAELSRGLTLLPGDIIATGTPSGVGYSRNPPEFLKPGDVMESEVTGIGIIRNTIA
- a CDS encoding hotdog domain-containing protein, with the protein product MTTTPYTFRVCYSDTDTAGFIYHARYLEIFERSRAAWLHGLGIGPLRLVEEFGILFPVRELTMNFYRPGRLDDLLVIDQLIEHRGRTQIAIKQTAKKINEANPAEEPTLLASALIHLVAVDTKTLKPKGLPDWLFPLVDSADPQK
- a CDS encoding GNAT family N-acetyltransferase, whose product is MILIKSWAEAEPDAYRIRKAVFIEEQAVPEEMELDLYDGQAHHALLYQDSQCIGTARLVLQTDGAGKIGRMAILSPYRRQGYGRQLLGALISFGKAQGIRRFILNAQMVAIPFYEQLGFQAHGPVYDEAGIPHRSMMLVLNPTAP